The Pandoraea vervacti DNA window CGACGGCATCGAAACGGCCCTCGATTACACCTTCGACCGCGACAGCGTGTTGCGCGGCCTGAACCTGTACGCAAACTTCACGTACGTGCGCGCCATCCAGAAGTCTGGCACGACGGCGGGTCTGGACGTGCCGTTCTATTCGCGCTTTACCGACACGCTCGGCGCACGCTACGAGATCGGTCAGTGGACGTTCAACGTCTCGACGACACACCAGAGCTCGCAGTATGCCGACCTCGCCAACACCGAAGCGCAGTCGGCGGACGGCACGAACGGCAAGGTGCCGGGCTATCGCGTGTGGAATCTGCAGGCCATGTACAAGTTGCCGTTCTACAAGAACGCCGATATCACCGTGGGTCTGAACAACGTGTTCGACAAGCGCTTCTACACGCGCAACACGGACCAGAATGGCGGCATCATGGTCGGCGCACCGCGTATGGTCTACGTACAAGGCCACTTCGGGTTCTGATCGGGACCGATCCGGCTCGATCGCCCGCCCATAAAAAAACGGCTTACGTGATGAACTGACCCCGTAAAGTTGGACGGGAAAGTTATGTGGTTAAGGGCTGGGTTCTGTACTGCACAGGACTCAGCCCTTTTAGCTTGAGCTTGATGCGATCGTGGTTGTAATAACGGATGTACTCGGCAATCGCTCGGCGTAGTTGATCAACGCTGTCAAAGTGCGCCAGGCGAAAGCACTCGGATTTGAGCGTGCCGAAAAAGCTCTCCATGGCGGCATTATCCAGACAATTGCCTTTGCGAGACATGCTCTGTGAGATGCCCCGTGCGGCAAGCCGTTCGCGATATGCCCGCATTTGATAAGCCCAGCCCTGGTCGGAATGAAGCATTGGCGCTTGGCCCTCGGCCAAACGCACAAAGGCCTTGTCCAGCATGCCTTGGATGAGTGCAAAATCAGGCCGCTCACTGGTCTGCCAAGCCACGATCTCGCCGTTGTAGAGATCTAAAACCGGGGACAAATATAGCTTCTTACCGTCAACGTTGAATTCCGTGACATCCGTCACCCATTTCTCGTTGGGTCGTTTGGCCTCGAACTGACGAGCCAGTAGATTCGGCGCGATACGCCCGATCTCTCCCCGATAGGAGCGGTACTTCTTAGGGCGCACAAGCGACTTGAGCCGCAGTAGTGCCATCAAGCGTTGCACCGTCTTGTGATTCACGGGAGTACCGTTCTGGCGCAGCGCGGCCGTCACGCGGCGGTAGCCGTAGCGACCCTTGTGGTACGCAAAGACCTGCGCGATCTTCGCCTTGAGCTCGCTATGACGATCTCCGGCCTTAGCCACCGTCATCTGGTAATAGAACGTGCTACGCGCTAAGCCAGCAATCTTTAACAGTGCCCCGAGCGGGTGACGCTCACGCAATGTGCTCACCGCTTGCGCTTTTTCTTTGGCGCTGTCTGCTCCTTGGCCCGGAGCAGTTCGTCCAACTTTTTTAGGTACGCCACCTCCGCGCGCAGGTATTCGATTTCTTTGAGCAGGTCTTCACGCGCACGCTCGTCGCCGGGCGTCGTCGGCTGGGGTGGCTGTTTGGGTTGGGACATCTTGGGTGGCCGGCCTTTACGGCGAGGCTTGAGAGCTTCGAAACCACCCTCATGATACTGGCGCTCCCA harbors:
- a CDS encoding IS3 family transposase (programmed frameshift) is translated as MTKYDEAFKRRAVREYLDGGRGSRHVSQKYGVGCTVLRRWVNAYREHGDAGLRKKHETYSAEFKMSVLQHMWHHELSYQRTCAVFDLREGNSVSRWERQYHEGGFEALKPRRKGRPPKMSQPKQPPQPTTPGDERAREDLLKEIEYLRAEVAYLKKLDGTAPGQGADSAKEKAQAVSTLRERHPLGALLKIAGLARSTFYYQMTVAKAGDRHSELKAKIAQVFAYHKGRYGYRRVTAALRQNGTPVNHKTVQRLMALLRLKSLVRPKKYRSYRGEIGRIAPNLLARQFEAKRPNEKWVTDVTEFNVDGKKLYLSPVLDLYNGEIVAWQTSERPDFALIQGMLDKAFVRLAEGQAPMLHSDQGWAYQMRAYRERLAARGISQSMSRKGNCLDNAAMESFFGTLKSECFRLAHFDSVDQLRRAIAEYIRYYNHDRIKLKLKGLSPVQYRTQPLTT